In a single window of the Jaculus jaculus isolate mJacJac1 chromosome 9, mJacJac1.mat.Y.cur, whole genome shotgun sequence genome:
- the Flot2 gene encoding flotillin-2 isoform X2, which produces MGNCHTVGPNEALVVSGGCCGSDYKQYVFGGWAWAWWCISDTQRLSLEVMTILCRCENIETSEGVPLFVTGVAQVKIMTEKELLAVACEQFLGKNVQDIKNVVLQTLEGHLRSILGTLTVEQIYQDRDQFAKLVREVAAPDVGRMGIEILSFTIKDVYDKVDYLSSLGKTQTAVVQRDADIGVAEAERDAGIREAECKKEMLDVKFLADTKIADSKRAFELQKSAFSEEVNIKMAEAQLAYELQGAREQQKIRQEEIEIEVVQRKKQIAVEAQEILRTDKELIATVRRPAEAEAHRIQQIAEGEKVKQVLLAQAEAEKIRKIGEAEAAVIEAMGKAEAERMKLKAEAYQKYGDSAKMALVLESLPQIAARIAAPLTKVDEIVVLSGDNSKVTSEVNRLLAELPASVHALTGVDLSKIPLIKKATGVQV; this is translated from the exons ATGGGCAATTGCCACACGGTGGGGCCCAACGAGGCGCTGGTGGTTTCAG GGGGCTGTTGTGGTTCTGACTATAAACAGTATGTGTTTggcggctgggcctgggcctggtggTGTATCTCCGACACTCAGAG ACTGTCTCTGGAGGTTATGACCATCCTGTGTCGCTGTGAGAATATTGAGACGTCGGAGGGGGTCCCGCTATTCGTAACAGGGGTTGCACAG GTGAAGATTATGACAGAGAAGGAGCTCCTGGCTGTGGCCTGTGAACAGTTCCTGGGCAAGAATGTGCAAGACATCAAGAATGTCGTCCTACAGACCCTGGAGGGACATCTCCGCTCCATCCTTG GGACCCTGACTGTGGAGCAGATTTATCAGGACCGAGACCAATTTGCCAAGCTGGTGCGGGAAGTGGCAGCCCCTGACGTTGGCCGCATGGGCATTGAAATCCTCAGCTTCACCATCAAG GACGTGTATGACAAAGTGGACTATCTGAGCTCCCTGGGCAAGACACAGACTGCAGTGGTGCAGAGAGACGCCGACATCGGCGTGGCAGAGGCGGAACGCGATGCAGGCATTCGG GAAGCTGAGTGCAAAAAGGAGATGTTGGATGTGAAGTTCTTGGCAGACACCAAGATAGCTGACTCCAAGAGAGCCTTTGAGCTACAAAAGTCAGCCTTCAGCGAGGAGGTGAACATCAAG ATGGCTGAGGCCCAGCTGGCCTACGAGCTGCAGGGAGCTCGAGAGCAGCAGAAGATCAGGCAGGAAGAGATAGAGATCGAGGTTGTGCAGCGGAAGAAGCAGATCGCCGTGGAGGCTCAGGAGATCCTCCGCACTGACAAGGAGCTCATCGCCACAGTGCGCCGCCCTGCCGAGGCAGAGGCCCATCGAATCCAGCAGATCGCTGAGGGCGAAAA GGTGAAGCAAGTCCTCTTGGCACAAGCAGAAGCCGAGAAGATCCGTAaaattggggaggcagaggccgcAGTCATCGAGGCAATGGGCAAGGCAGAGGCTGAGCGGATGAAGCTTAAGGCTGAGGCCTACCAGAAATATGGGGACTCAGCCAAGATGGCCTTGGTGCTGGAATCCCTGCCCCAG ATTGCTGCGAGAATCGCCGCGCCCCTGACCAAAGTCGATGAAATTGTGGTCCTCAGTGGGGACAACAGTAAGGTGACTTCAGAAGTGAATCGGCTGCTGGCAGAGCTGCCCGCTTCTGTGCATGCCCTCACCGGTGTGGACCTCTCAAAG ATACCCCTGATCAAGAAAGCCACTGGTGTGCAGGTATGA
- the Flot2 gene encoding flotillin-2 isoform X4 produces the protein MTEKELLAVACEQFLGKNVQDIKNVVLQTLEGHLRSILGTLTVEQIYQDRDQFAKLVREVAAPDVGRMGIEILSFTIKDVYDKVDYLSSLGKTQTAVVQRDADIGVAEAERDAGIREAECKKEMLDVKFLADTKIADSKRAFELQKSAFSEEVNIKMAEAQLAYELQGAREQQKIRQEEIEIEVVQRKKQIAVEAQEILRTDKELIATVRRPAEAEAHRIQQIAEGEKVKQVLLAQAEAEKIRKIGEAEAAVIEAMGKAEAERMKLKAEAYQKYGDSAKMALVLESLPQIAARIAAPLTKVDEIVVLSGDNSKVTSEVNRLLAELPASVHALTGVDLSKIPLIKKATGVQV, from the exons ATGACAGAGAAGGAGCTCCTGGCTGTGGCCTGTGAACAGTTCCTGGGCAAGAATGTGCAAGACATCAAGAATGTCGTCCTACAGACCCTGGAGGGACATCTCCGCTCCATCCTTG GGACCCTGACTGTGGAGCAGATTTATCAGGACCGAGACCAATTTGCCAAGCTGGTGCGGGAAGTGGCAGCCCCTGACGTTGGCCGCATGGGCATTGAAATCCTCAGCTTCACCATCAAG GACGTGTATGACAAAGTGGACTATCTGAGCTCCCTGGGCAAGACACAGACTGCAGTGGTGCAGAGAGACGCCGACATCGGCGTGGCAGAGGCGGAACGCGATGCAGGCATTCGG GAAGCTGAGTGCAAAAAGGAGATGTTGGATGTGAAGTTCTTGGCAGACACCAAGATAGCTGACTCCAAGAGAGCCTTTGAGCTACAAAAGTCAGCCTTCAGCGAGGAGGTGAACATCAAG ATGGCTGAGGCCCAGCTGGCCTACGAGCTGCAGGGAGCTCGAGAGCAGCAGAAGATCAGGCAGGAAGAGATAGAGATCGAGGTTGTGCAGCGGAAGAAGCAGATCGCCGTGGAGGCTCAGGAGATCCTCCGCACTGACAAGGAGCTCATCGCCACAGTGCGCCGCCCTGCCGAGGCAGAGGCCCATCGAATCCAGCAGATCGCTGAGGGCGAAAA GGTGAAGCAAGTCCTCTTGGCACAAGCAGAAGCCGAGAAGATCCGTAaaattggggaggcagaggccgcAGTCATCGAGGCAATGGGCAAGGCAGAGGCTGAGCGGATGAAGCTTAAGGCTGAGGCCTACCAGAAATATGGGGACTCAGCCAAGATGGCCTTGGTGCTGGAATCCCTGCCCCAG ATTGCTGCGAGAATCGCCGCGCCCCTGACCAAAGTCGATGAAATTGTGGTCCTCAGTGGGGACAACAGTAAGGTGACTTCAGAAGTGAATCGGCTGCTGGCAGAGCTGCCCGCTTCTGTGCATGCCCTCACCGGTGTGGACCTCTCAAAG ATACCCCTGATCAAGAAAGCCACTGGTGTGCAGGTATGA
- the Flot2 gene encoding flotillin-2 isoform X1 yields MGNCHTVGPNEALVVSGGCCGSDYKQYVFGGWAWAWWCISDTQRISLEIMTLQPRCEDVETAEGVALTVTGVAQVKIMTEKELLAVACEQFLGKNVQDIKNVVLQTLEGHLRSILGTLTVEQIYQDRDQFAKLVREVAAPDVGRMGIEILSFTIKDVYDKVDYLSSLGKTQTAVVQRDADIGVAEAERDAGIREAECKKEMLDVKFLADTKIADSKRAFELQKSAFSEEVNIKMAEAQLAYELQGAREQQKIRQEEIEIEVVQRKKQIAVEAQEILRTDKELIATVRRPAEAEAHRIQQIAEGEKVKQVLLAQAEAEKIRKIGEAEAAVIEAMGKAEAERMKLKAEAYQKYGDSAKMALVLESLPQIAARIAAPLTKVDEIVVLSGDNSKVTSEVNRLLAELPASVHALTGVDLSKIPLIKKATGVQV; encoded by the exons ATGGGCAATTGCCACACGGTGGGGCCCAACGAGGCGCTGGTGGTTTCAG GGGGCTGTTGTGGTTCTGACTATAAACAGTATGTGTTTggcggctgggcctgggcctggtggTGTATCTCCGACACTCAGAG GATTTCCCTAGAGATTATGACGTTGCAGCCCCGCTGCGAGGACGTAGAGACGGCCGAGGGGGTAGCTTTAACTGTGACGGGTGTCGCCCAG GTGAAGATTATGACAGAGAAGGAGCTCCTGGCTGTGGCCTGTGAACAGTTCCTGGGCAAGAATGTGCAAGACATCAAGAATGTCGTCCTACAGACCCTGGAGGGACATCTCCGCTCCATCCTTG GGACCCTGACTGTGGAGCAGATTTATCAGGACCGAGACCAATTTGCCAAGCTGGTGCGGGAAGTGGCAGCCCCTGACGTTGGCCGCATGGGCATTGAAATCCTCAGCTTCACCATCAAG GACGTGTATGACAAAGTGGACTATCTGAGCTCCCTGGGCAAGACACAGACTGCAGTGGTGCAGAGAGACGCCGACATCGGCGTGGCAGAGGCGGAACGCGATGCAGGCATTCGG GAAGCTGAGTGCAAAAAGGAGATGTTGGATGTGAAGTTCTTGGCAGACACCAAGATAGCTGACTCCAAGAGAGCCTTTGAGCTACAAAAGTCAGCCTTCAGCGAGGAGGTGAACATCAAG ATGGCTGAGGCCCAGCTGGCCTACGAGCTGCAGGGAGCTCGAGAGCAGCAGAAGATCAGGCAGGAAGAGATAGAGATCGAGGTTGTGCAGCGGAAGAAGCAGATCGCCGTGGAGGCTCAGGAGATCCTCCGCACTGACAAGGAGCTCATCGCCACAGTGCGCCGCCCTGCCGAGGCAGAGGCCCATCGAATCCAGCAGATCGCTGAGGGCGAAAA GGTGAAGCAAGTCCTCTTGGCACAAGCAGAAGCCGAGAAGATCCGTAaaattggggaggcagaggccgcAGTCATCGAGGCAATGGGCAAGGCAGAGGCTGAGCGGATGAAGCTTAAGGCTGAGGCCTACCAGAAATATGGGGACTCAGCCAAGATGGCCTTGGTGCTGGAATCCCTGCCCCAG ATTGCTGCGAGAATCGCCGCGCCCCTGACCAAAGTCGATGAAATTGTGGTCCTCAGTGGGGACAACAGTAAGGTGACTTCAGAAGTGAATCGGCTGCTGGCAGAGCTGCCCGCTTCTGTGCATGCCCTCACCGGTGTGGACCTCTCAAAG ATACCCCTGATCAAGAAAGCCACTGGTGTGCAGGTATGA
- the Flot2 gene encoding flotillin-2 isoform X3: MTLQPRCEDVETAEGVALTVTGVAQVKIMTEKELLAVACEQFLGKNVQDIKNVVLQTLEGHLRSILGTLTVEQIYQDRDQFAKLVREVAAPDVGRMGIEILSFTIKDVYDKVDYLSSLGKTQTAVVQRDADIGVAEAERDAGIREAECKKEMLDVKFLADTKIADSKRAFELQKSAFSEEVNIKMAEAQLAYELQGAREQQKIRQEEIEIEVVQRKKQIAVEAQEILRTDKELIATVRRPAEAEAHRIQQIAEGEKVKQVLLAQAEAEKIRKIGEAEAAVIEAMGKAEAERMKLKAEAYQKYGDSAKMALVLESLPQIAARIAAPLTKVDEIVVLSGDNSKVTSEVNRLLAELPASVHALTGVDLSKIPLIKKATGVQV, translated from the exons ATGACGTTGCAGCCCCGCTGCGAGGACGTAGAGACGGCCGAGGGGGTAGCTTTAACTGTGACGGGTGTCGCCCAG GTGAAGATTATGACAGAGAAGGAGCTCCTGGCTGTGGCCTGTGAACAGTTCCTGGGCAAGAATGTGCAAGACATCAAGAATGTCGTCCTACAGACCCTGGAGGGACATCTCCGCTCCATCCTTG GGACCCTGACTGTGGAGCAGATTTATCAGGACCGAGACCAATTTGCCAAGCTGGTGCGGGAAGTGGCAGCCCCTGACGTTGGCCGCATGGGCATTGAAATCCTCAGCTTCACCATCAAG GACGTGTATGACAAAGTGGACTATCTGAGCTCCCTGGGCAAGACACAGACTGCAGTGGTGCAGAGAGACGCCGACATCGGCGTGGCAGAGGCGGAACGCGATGCAGGCATTCGG GAAGCTGAGTGCAAAAAGGAGATGTTGGATGTGAAGTTCTTGGCAGACACCAAGATAGCTGACTCCAAGAGAGCCTTTGAGCTACAAAAGTCAGCCTTCAGCGAGGAGGTGAACATCAAG ATGGCTGAGGCCCAGCTGGCCTACGAGCTGCAGGGAGCTCGAGAGCAGCAGAAGATCAGGCAGGAAGAGATAGAGATCGAGGTTGTGCAGCGGAAGAAGCAGATCGCCGTGGAGGCTCAGGAGATCCTCCGCACTGACAAGGAGCTCATCGCCACAGTGCGCCGCCCTGCCGAGGCAGAGGCCCATCGAATCCAGCAGATCGCTGAGGGCGAAAA GGTGAAGCAAGTCCTCTTGGCACAAGCAGAAGCCGAGAAGATCCGTAaaattggggaggcagaggccgcAGTCATCGAGGCAATGGGCAAGGCAGAGGCTGAGCGGATGAAGCTTAAGGCTGAGGCCTACCAGAAATATGGGGACTCAGCCAAGATGGCCTTGGTGCTGGAATCCCTGCCCCAG ATTGCTGCGAGAATCGCCGCGCCCCTGACCAAAGTCGATGAAATTGTGGTCCTCAGTGGGGACAACAGTAAGGTGACTTCAGAAGTGAATCGGCTGCTGGCAGAGCTGCCCGCTTCTGTGCATGCCCTCACCGGTGTGGACCTCTCAAAG ATACCCCTGATCAAGAAAGCCACTGGTGTGCAGGTATGA